GAAGGGGCAAAACGATTGTTTTTCTCACGGGAACAAAGACCTGTGGACTTTTAGATTTCCCGCTGGTTGCACAAACCGCACACGATGTCGCCCATTCCTTTGCATCGTTCGACATATTAGACCACCATACGCATTCTTGCCATATATTTATAAACATGGCCGTAGTAGGGTGACCCTCATGAGCGATGTATACCTTCTTCTGGCGTAGAGTCTGTGGTATGACTGCATGACCACTTTTGATAGAATTTTCACCGCATTTTTTCATAATCCGCTTTAGAATGAGCATGTCTTATCTCAAATTTGTGGTTGCCACGAGCCGCTTCAATCAAATCAAGCGTTGTCGTCGCGATAATATTCCTATTTAACATAGCGCGGTCGTTGTGATCCGCTTTCAATTAAACCTAGCGTGGTCGTAGCGATCCGCTCTCAATTGATACCAAcgcggtcgtcgcgatccgctttcATTTGAACCtaacgcggtcgtctcgatccgctttcaatttatattatttcaatttatatattataGAGTAACTTCGCCGTTTCAACGGAGTATtatttgcatcatttttatcagtacttagttgagatttctatgccaaatagcaCGCCTTTGAAGCATTTTGCGTGGCATGCTCTAGAATACGCTTGACCccaatgcaagtcggaggaaatttctttggcgaaacattcccccgaccagagaggaaatcgaacccgaaataCCGGCATGATGATGTGTGgcgttaaccactcggccacaggagCAGATCAACATCACTTCACATTTTGCCTTGATTTTATTAACCAAACgaaaagtgaaataaaaaaacactcGCGCTCAACCATTTTTCGTGCTACCGACGATAATACACCAATCACAATTACTAAGCTAGGACGACAGCCATGTTTTTTCTCACTtccacgtttttttttattttcgaaactTATTAAGCTTTTTCACTTTATCACACGCTAAATAATCGGCCAAACAGTCAGTTAGCTGCGACGGAAACAAGTAACGGTACTGCAGAAAACTTcagctcctggcaggatcgccaatgtgtgaATCACAGGTCTTCGTGGGGTATGTTGCTTTGCCCTGGGACTCGCAAACACATCTTGCCTCTGCAATGGCTGTAACAAGGAAAGAAAGGACGATTGTCCATGTGCCGTGCTCATATGAGCTGTCAGACCGAGCTCCAGGGTTGCTATGAAAGGGGTATAAATAAAAGGGATGGACGAGTATGGCGAGACAGTTATAGCTGGCAGTGCTATCAATATGCATTCTGAAGTCCACACAATACCCACGTGAGCTTTAACTTGCACATGCCATACCAGTCGTAAAACAATCGAGGTATTGCGCGTGAAGTTTCGGTGACATCAATTGGCTGGAAGATCCTGCTATTAACCCTttacggtcgtattaaatttggacatgagtgtcgtactggtcggaattatttttacttgaaaaaacatacataatttgtaagattatgaaagatAAACCAGATCTATTTAATTCTTTGTGAACATCAGATATGTATCTACTTTCCTCTGTCCCTAACACAATAAAAGTTTAAAAGACATTCCGCAAATTTTGGGTTTTATCATAAACATTTGTACACTACACCTCTAGTTGAAACACCCTATATAATTAATTAAAACTAGCCAGGCTAAATTATCTGTAGTTGTTTCATAACAATTATCGAAGATGAAAGCGCTGATGTAATACAAGTTCAACCTCAGAAAATTATTGATAATATTTCCTCCCCCAGTTGAAAACACATTATGTAGAACGTATCGTAAATTAACGCTTCCAGTTCACCGACCAAACTTTCACCTATTGAAACCATACTTTCCACAATGGTGCTTTTCCATCAACACGCTGCTTCCCCCTCGCCAGaacaattattaaaattatgttttaacaTCACGTTCAAGTTTGATCGATACATTCACCATATTCACGGCTCAAATAACCATTTTCAACTCCCACCACCACAAGTGCCATCAAAACACTTTTCACCGTCAGCGTCAACCAGAAGAAGCAGAAAATAATAActcatatattatatattaattTTCTCATTACATCTCATCCGCTTCGGCAACATCGCCGTTCTTGCGTATCGCGTGCGCCCCCCCGCAAAGATCCCTGAACGCGATCCGGGAAGCGACGATTAGCTGGGCCGTGGAAGATGGCTGGCTTCGCATCCCAGGCGGCACTGCGCTCCAAATGGGGTGACATAGTCGATAGTGGCTCGACCAGCATCGAAACGTCAGAGGTGTCTCAGGGACTGAAGAATGTCGTCGGCTGGCTCAAACAGGTGTCCAATTTGCCCTTTTCTCTCCCCCAACACCTTCCTCCCGCCCCCTGGAGAATGTAATTCATTCACCGTCTACCCATCCCGTGGGGGACGGTTAATGTGTCGCTGTTCATTTATGGCGAGTGACGCCGTGCGTGTCGTATCCCATTCATGTCTGTGTGTTTATTTTTGTATGTACAATATATTTGTTACCCTTTTTATGCTTATGTCTTATTTTGTCTGAATCCTTTGAGCGTTTTAAGTTAAGTGCCTACCATTGGCTTAGTATGTTATATTTTATCACGTTTACCCTCGTAATTTTGGAAGCATTCATAAAACATCTGACAAGGGCTATACAAGCAAAATTATGGATACTTCACCTTTTCTGTCGCACCATCATACCTCAAGCACGTTCAAAATGGAAACCCTGTGTCTAACCTCTTGCTGTTGTGAACCACCCTGTCGGATGTAGAAATATTCGCTACACGTGTCCTCACAACTAAttcaacatttttggaaaatctcTTACAGGCATCGGTGGAAGTGCGCGAGGCAGGCAAACGGGCAGTAACCCAGCTCCAATCAAACACCCCAAATTTGCTGCACCTGAACCCAGGAACACTGATCAAGCAGGGCATACACGTGAATGACCGCGACAGTATGAGTTCCAGCGCCGCACAAAATAATGACAAGTTAACCATCATTCACTATAACGATGTGTACAACATTGATGCCACCTGCAAGCAGGAACCGATCGGTGGAGCGGCACGCTTCTGCACTGCGATCAAATCCTTCGGACACCTTAATCCCCTGGTGCTGTTCAGTGGCGATGCGTTCTCGCCCAGTATGCGTAAGTAGTTCTCGCCCGATGATGTATTCTTTGATTGAAACTGTTACAatttcgattttattttagttagCACTTTTACACGAGGCGAGCAAATGGTGCCGGTGCTGAACTCCGTTGGAACGCACTGCGCCGTGTTTGGGAACCACGATTTCGGTAAGCTAAACTACGTTCTGAATCCCTGGGATGAAGATTTTgattacaaaattgaatgtaaaGTCTAAGCAATACAGTTCATCGTCACCATGTTTATCAGCGAGTCACAGTCGTTAACTTTAACTGAGAGATATTTCTCCCtcgatggaaaaactcttttaaTGTTACATGGCATAAATCATATATATGTCATACATCGTCGTGAGGTTGTAAATAGTATTTTCATCAGGGCGTTCaattatatatattaggctgtcaaaaaagtcctgcggtatttccgcgaggtgtcgttgtaagcgcgtagttctagttgtattcattgtatcgagtcatactatagcttgttggaaaggtattttatagtccttgacagtgttttgtttggttaagttgttcgtgagttatagtgtcgcaaatatggagcaaaataaagagaaaatccgacatattttacagtactactatgacaaaggcaaaaatgcatctcaagctgccaataaaatttgtgcagtttatgaacccgatacagtttccgtttccaccgcacaacgatggtttcaacgttttcgttctggtgtagaggtcgtcgaagatgcgccacgctccggaaggcctgtcgtcgaaaattgcgacaaaatcgctgaattagccgagaaagaccggcatagtagcagccgtagcatcggccaagaactggggataagtcatcaaaccgttattaaccatttgaagaagcttggattcacaaagaagctcgatgtatgggtgccacacacgttgacgcaaaaaaaacatctttgaccgtatcgacgcatgtgaatcgctgctgaatcgcaaaaaaatcgacccgtttctgaagcggatggtgactggcgatgaaaagtgggtcacttacgacaacatgAAGCGCAaatggtcgtggtcgaagcccgctgaagcggctcagacggtagccaagccctcattaacggccaggaaggttctgctgtgtgtttggtgggattgtcaaggaatcatctattatgagctgcttccctatggccaaacgctcaattcggacctgtactgccaacaactgaaccgcttgaaggtagcactcatgaagaagaggccatctttgataaacagaggccgcattgtcttctttcaggacaacgccaggccacacacttctttggtgacgcgccagaagctccgggagctcggatgggaggttcttttgcatccgccgtattgtccggaccttgcaccaagtgactaccacctgtttttgtccatggcgaacgagctaggtagtcagaggcctgtgaaaattggcaatccgagttttttgccaataaggaagcgagcttctataacaggggtattatgaagttggcatctcgttgggaacaagtcatcgaacaaaacggcgcatatttgacttaaaacaaattattgtaactaattttatgaacaaatgaaaatttaaaaaaaaataccgcaggacttttttgacagcctattaTTTTTTTGGCATAATTAAGCTTCCCCTATTTTCGAATAAAATgcattattcaaaatttaaacaTTCAAAATATGCTTAAAAGTATGGTCACATGGTTTCGAAAGTCTTCGTCTTTTGAAGCTATCGACGAATTAACCCATTTGTTGATGTATTTACATGAGCGGAACTGCTGATCAGCCAGACCATCATATCTGGGGATTGTGACGGGTAGTGTTGCCGAGATTCCTCGTCGTTGCGTTTGTGAACCACCATTCCGAACCCTCACGAGCGGGTAGGCGATGCCAAACTAGAATTATCCATTTCCATAGTGTAACgcgatttattatttttcactaCTCAGCATTAGAAAAGCTATTCAACGAATCTTCCGTTAGCAAGAGCAGCCAAAAATCTCATAAACTGCAGCTCAACCTACAACTTCTCGAGGTAACGAAATCTGGAGAAGAAGAGAAGCGGATTGAAGAGGAGGAAGAGTACCTGTGGCGAAGATACCAGTTGTTAATGCAGGCTGAAGATGGAAAAGATTCTTCGAGCAGCGTGAACGTAAGCGTAAACGTGAACAGATGGAGAAATGGCTCACCAAGAATGCTCAAGTGGAGGTAAATGGGAACTAGAAGCAGTTTGCCATTGACTGTAAACCTAAACCCTTCTATTTATCTGGGCACTGCACCGGTTTACTCGTATTCAGGAACGAACACGATAACATCCTGTGCACCTAAGATGCTTCCGGCAATCCCGTACGAATCGAGTAGTATCTACAGAAATCCACAACAGCATTTGGCTCAAAGCCCAACGGCACTCAGCATAATGAAAGGTTTAGCGAAACGGCTGGCTAAAGATTCTGAACTACGTAGAAGAGTAAACGGGCAAATGGAGAGGTACTAACAGAAGCATTATATCTGTAAGGTATCCCCGGAAGATTTGAAGAAGATAAATACGCAGCGGATGCGGCACCTCCCGTGAGGAGTGGTAAAAATCTCAAGAAACACAACAAAATTCGGATGGTGTGGGATGCTGCGGCGAAGGCAGGTGGTGTCTCATTCAACTTAAGGGCCTGTCTCTCGTAGAAGTTTTGCCACGTTTCAGGGAAGGCAAGATTGCGGTATGTTCCGACGTCTGCGAGATGTTCCTGAGGATTCTTATTCGGGAGATAGACAAATGGTCGCACCAGCTCGGAGGATGACATTCAAGTCAACGTCATAAATTGCGCGATGTTCGAGGCGACCAGATCGCCATGCACGGCACAATTTGTAAAGAACAAAAATGCTTATGATTACGTGAAATTGTTTCCCAGAGCAGAAGAGGCATTAGTTAACAATCATAATGTTGATGATTATCTCGATAGCGTCAACTCGGTCGAAGAATCTGTACAACATGTCCAACAAGTACGGTTAATCCACGCAGCAGCAGGATTCGAATTTAGTAAAATTCTTTCCAACTCGCAAGAGGGGGTCGACCTTCTAGGTGAAACCGAATCATTAAGCAACAAGTCCATAAACCTAGAGAAAGATTTTATCTACAAGCGCGTTTCAGGTGTGATGTGGGTTCCTACAGCAGATCACTTTACTTTCGATCAAACAGAATTGGAAGGCGTTTCAAGTCCTAGGAACCGTAATGAAGCTGTACGATCCACTGGAATTTGTGGCACATCTGCAACATGGATTAAGCAAGGACGATTtcgcgaaagcagaacagataCTTTGGCATGACGGCATTTGCGTTGACAGAAGCAGTTCATTGTACTCGCTGTTTCCTTTTATGGATGAATCCGGAGTTATTCGAGTTCGAACCCAGATGGTAAACGCACCAAACATTTCATATGCAACGAAATATCCGGTCGTGATGCCTAGGGATCATCATATTAACCTTCTTTTGGTACATTTCTTCATCATCGGTTTCTACACGCCAATGGAGGAACAGTCTGTAACGAACTGCAGCAGCAATTTTACATACCCAAGCTTTTAGTGCTGGCACGGAAAGTAGGCCAAAAGAGTCAACActgcaaaataaagaaggcagTCCCCAAGGCACCGCAAATGGGACCACTGCCCAGGGTACGCCTAACACCCTTTATCCGACCGTTGACATATGTCGGCGTAGATTACATGGGGCCATTCAGTGTAGTGAAGAGGTGGATCTGTCCGTTCACCTGTCTTACTGTACCGGCTGTACATCTCGAGTTAGTCCACAGTCTGTCATCGACTGCCTGCGTGATGGCATTCAGCCAAAAGAGGCGCGCCAATGAAGATATTTTCGGACAAGGGTACGAATTTCGTGGGAGCCAAGTGGTTCGAAGCATCTAAGCCGCTGGAACCTGGAGATCTGATGACAATAATCGATGAGCAAGCAAGGAATCGTTGGGAACGAGGGCGAATATTGAAGTCCTTTCCGGATACATCTGGGCAAGTGGTGCATGCTATTGTGCAGACTGCCAGGGGAGTGTTCGCAAAAATTGTGCTTTCCATTCAGTCCGCATTAAGAGCATTTACACAATATCAGTGTGAGTCCCCGCTCCCAAAGATAtatattgtataaaaagaaaagaaattcaacaaaaGAAGTTTCCACCTTTGACTTGGCTAGTTCCCATGTTGAAACTAACGAAAATTGGGAGCAtccccatttttccatacatctgtTCTACCCATTTGCAGACAACATTCTTTTCAGAAGCTAAGAGGCTTGCAGAAGATTTGCAAGATACATAGGAAGACTGGAAGAatggaaacaaaacaaataGCAGTGCAATTTGATTCGATGGGTGCACCGAGACGATTTTCGTGCCGTctggcaatattttttttcacaaaagccattggtgtaattttgattattggcgttacagaaacctAATCTTcaagaactatttttttttccattcttccGTTTTccagaaaatgacaaaaaatcaaaaaaaggccAAACCTGCAACTTGTAACGAGGTTCAATTCAATGgttttttcctacatcacaatgtgtaaTCTGTTATCAaagtacagtggaacctcgattatttGCGACAGTGAGTTCCATTATAAATCTATAGATCTTCCTGGAATTTGTAAGTGAGTGAGGTTCAtggtcttttttgacgtagaacaacgtctttcattaagggtgccaaatcagaaaacaggtcacgtttttatgaaataaagttaacgttaataactatttttgccgcgaacggattttggcgatttacatactaaacgaatcggaaattccctaagatttgttcgatatgctatacattcgaATCCCCTAGtttttaaatggttaaaattcatgaaaactttaagcgtttccattttcccatacatttgttctgtccatttgtgtgctttcccgaacagagttgtcaataacgagcaacgaaaggGAAATCCTAGGATTTaaaatctccgtgaacaaaggaaaagaagaagaatgaaggggaacacttgcctagagtataaacagtggatatcgctgaggcaaacttttattcggcatcggactgttgagcgaTCCAGATcaatttgctttcgctgcgcttcgatctaagattggaccccaccagtggtaatccaacttggatattgtcgtgtgtttttttcagttcgtttttcgcgttattcgtaacgtgtgtttttctttccgcgtcataaattagacgcttcgcgtaatgtgtgatgtgcaagaagaagagggaggcaggctcgagccctgcaaaaaacgaacgcattgccaggggcaataaaatttcgaggtaagcatcatctaatgatgcacgcaggggtacgactaaaacgtcaaatccctcatattgccagtgtacccaatattgctgcggctcactgacattttggttctatcaattactgttgtttacaactcggtccggttatatagtcgaatagtggctaactttaaactccatgttaaatgtgaacacctccatgtgaaaccgaaatatgaaaatcgctcatgcagttagaataaagcagcgcatttttcgatttcaatcctcgtaaatgatatgttgataaacaaatgacgccatattgattttgattttgggtagcctatattcaattgatgtctaacccctggatgcacgcgatgttggtgcagtgaaaagtgctcgcactgaacctaagaccactgaaccgagccttcgcgagtgtgacactgcatcgaacaacagcgaagtaggcgacttcgacgcgtcggtcgaaaatgtaaacgccgttaccctggcagcaaccaaaatcaaggtccccccgctggtggtgaaggcggtcgctcttgacaaactcatcaacgAATTCggatcgatgggtgttacagcagagtacaagctgtgtggcataattcagtctttttccaagcagggcttcgttggtgcctttgacattgcatcaatgcattaaactgacgttatggcgaagcaggcgttaggTACAAccttaaaaaattatttgtggaataccaggcatcttgaatgtcgtactggaatgtaataagttatttgggttcgcgggccagtcgcaaaactgcctccaactaggattgcatatGCGTTAATTTTGataataatgaagcaatgctactgttttcgaggttgttgatattaacaaaaagagtgtagtttgcttgtttagtcaccaagaaggaAGTAATTGTCGTTCtggattttgtatgtgattaggtttggcttgccagtagcaaaatgcaacttttttcgaggccagtaatattaacagaagcgtttcttttgagaatagcgcaaaatgatgagaagtgtttatattcctagtagtttcaagccaccaatgtatggctctgtatacaTGTTATGGCGagcgcttgtttggcgcttggtttatgtTATacaaacgatgcctagaggtgcgattccactgaggcaatactaaataacatgtagcatgatatttgatacttgcaagtgttgtcattgttgttgtttccatgcgatgccaaagatatattgatgtagttatgtggaataatggtgctggtgcaacatgtatataatcgactgcagccgagtctatgtcaattgcgaaaaaggccacaggaatagcgttcgaggtaaattttcaatgcattgacatgaaataaattgcgacataagatcagctagtttattgttctgcgagggcaagaatgaatcattaatcaattatcgtcaactgatgcTACAAGGACAAAAATATTTCAGAGATTAGTCTactatgcagttgtttctaaaattccacAGCAttttagaataatatccgaatgtataaacgagcgacttataaaaaacaacagcgtagtcctatgtcaacaatgcggtcgtatcttggacacaacctcctataattttctttttttgtcatGGCTTTTATATTATTGGGCCACCGGTGTACACGACCacatagatggatagtttaatgatttctgtgttGATAAATCATAGTTTTGATGCtcaaacttatttttttcgtgtttgcacctcattctaagtcctttattgcgttatccgcgttgagcttgcccgactattccgcggatattCGGGATTCTCCTGTAATATTGTAGaaatgtttacatatttttaaattttgtagggttttgttttttgttatgtaCTTaccgcacatagttgctttgaaccgatttttatgcccAATAAAGTGATACAAATTTAATCGAAATTGATAGTAGGTGATAGCTAATAGACTATGCTATCATTTGATGACAAATTCTTAcaatatggttgctttccaaagccatgaaaaattatcgaagttgttGTTCGGTTTTTCGAACGTTTGGCATAAAACGGGTTAGACCAGACATTTTTGTGTTAtcttaaaataatttttattctgtTTTAGTTTTATTCTGGATATACAGGCACGATGTCCGATTGATCcttgaaaaataattatttgcttCCAGATCACGGCCTGGACGTGCTCGCCGAGTGGGTCGAGAAGACCACCTTCCCTTGGCTCATGTCGAACGTAGTGGACAATGAAACCGGTAGACCGCTTGGAGGCGGTAAAATTACACACATTCTGCACCACAACGACATCAAAGTGGGTCTGATTGGCCTGGTGGAGAAAGAGTGGCTCGATACACTGCCAACAATAGATCCCAATGAGGTTACCTATATTGATTTCATCAAGGCTGGAAACCAGCTGGCGGACGAACTGCACAATCAAGGGTGTGATGTGATCATTGCACTGACCCACATGAGAACACCGAACGACATTGAACTGGCCAAGCACAGTGGACACATCGATCTGATCCTTGGTGGGCATGATCATGTGTTTGAGATTTTGAACATCAATGATACACACGTGATCAAGTCGGGTACAGATTTCCGACAATTTTCCCGTATCGGTATCAACACTGACCGGAATGAGCACGGAAAAATCAGTGTCTCGGTAGAGAAAATAGACGTTAGCTCAACAAAATACAACGAAGATCCGACGCTGAAGGAGGAGCTGAAAAAATACTCAGAAACTATTGAGTCCAAGATGGATGAAGTGTTGGGAACGTTTTCGGTTGAACTGGAGGGAAGATTTGCGGTGATACGTACGTCAGAGACGAATTTGGGCAATTGGATTTGTGACGTCGCGTTGGCGGCTACCGGAGCGGATGCAGTTATGATCAATTCCGGAACATTCCGGTCCGATCAAGTCCACCAGGCAGGACCGTTCACGATGCGTGATTTGGTTAATATTATACCGATGCAGGATCCATTGATCGTGCTCGAAGTAAC
The Toxorhynchites rutilus septentrionalis strain SRP chromosome 2, ASM2978413v1, whole genome shotgun sequence genome window above contains:
- the LOC129765118 gene encoding snake venom 5'-nucleotidase isoform X1 yields the protein MAGFASQAALRSKWGDIVDSGSTSIETSEVSQGLKNVVGWLKQASVEVREAGKRAVTQLQSNTPNLLHLNPGTLIKQGIHVNDRDSMSSSAAQNNDKLTIIHYNDVYNIDATCKQEPIGGAARFCTAIKSFGHLNPLVLFSGDAFSPSMLSTFTRGEQMVPVLNSVGTHCAVFGNHDFDHGLDVLAEWVEKTTFPWLMSNVVDNETGRPLGGGKITHILHHNDIKVGLIGLVEKEWLDTLPTIDPNEVTYIDFIKAGNQLADELHNQGCDVIIALTHMRTPNDIELAKHSGHIDLILGGHDHVFEILNINDTHVIKSGTDFRQFSRIGINTDRNEHGKISVSVEKIDVSSTKYNEDPTLKEELKKYSETIESKMDEVLGTFSVELEGRFAVIRTSETNLGNWICDVALAATGADAVMINSGTFRSDQVHQAGPFTMRDLVNIIPMQDPLIVLEVTGKVLHEALENSVSTYPKLEGRFPQIAGMSFAFDPTQPPGRRVEPRLVRIGDEWLKMDQTYTLCVKSYIYGGCDGYTMFKGCKVLMDDDAAPELGLAIQNHFKAIDVRMGKTHHTKHRQSLVTLSRRHSMIQMLENLELDGPTPIRRKLSITYPRHASMEHVNRGKLLRRASLDDLEQNSCQLAPAVQHRIIVVQNEDHMHEMILRRETMEKNSVIKETDELTPVSMNGFYQYNGTAET
- the LOC129765118 gene encoding snake venom 5'-nucleotidase isoform X2 — protein: MSSSAAQNNDKLTIIHYNDVYNIDATCKQEPIGGAARFCTAIKSFGHLNPLVLFSGDAFSPSMLSTFTRGEQMVPVLNSVGTHCAVFGNHDFDHGLDVLAEWVEKTTFPWLMSNVVDNETGRPLGGGKITHILHHNDIKVGLIGLVEKEWLDTLPTIDPNEVTYIDFIKAGNQLADELHNQGCDVIIALTHMRTPNDIELAKHSGHIDLILGGHDHVFEILNINDTHVIKSGTDFRQFSRIGINTDRNEHGKISVSVEKIDVSSTKYNEDPTLKEELKKYSETIESKMDEVLGTFSVELEGRFAVIRTSETNLGNWICDVALAATGADAVMINSGTFRSDQVHQAGPFTMRDLVNIIPMQDPLIVLEVTGKVLHEALENSVSTYPKLEGRFPQIAGMSFAFDPTQPPGRRVEPRLVRIGDEWLKMDQTYTLCVKSYIYGGCDGYTMFKGCKVLMDDDAAPELGLAIQNHFKAIDVRMGKTHHTKHRQSLVTLSRRHSMIQMLENLELDGPTPIRRKLSITYPRHASMEHVNRGKLLRRASLDDLEQNSCQLAPAVQHRIIVVQNEDHMHEMILRRETMEKNSVIKETDELTPVSMNGFYQYNGTAET